ATTAGCGTAATTTATAATCATCATGAATCTGATGTTATGGAAAAAATTACTGAGATTCAGCATGAATATACTGATATAATTGTTGCCACTTTGCATTTACACTTAGACCATGACCACTGTTTAGAATCTATATTAGTTAGAGGAGATGCTAAAAGGATTAGAGAATTAACTGATAAATTAACAGCCTTAAAAGGAGTTAAACTTGTTAAATTAAGTGTTATGGTTCCAGAAGTAGGTATTCCTGAATAAAAATA
This genomic stretch from Methanocaldococcus sp. harbors:
- the nikR gene encoding nickel-responsive transcriptional regulator NikR; the protein is MTEMDRISISLPIKLLEEFDKIIAERGYASRSEAIRDAIRDYIIKHKWIHSLEGERAGNISVIYNHHESDVMEKITEIQHEYTDIIVATLHLHLDHDHCLESILVRGDAKRIRELTDKLTALKGVKLVKLSVMVPEVGIPE